The DNA window CGCCGACCCGGGCATCGGCCGGCTGACCGCGTACCTCGAGACGAAGACGGTCTGGCACCCGATAGGCATCTAGCCAGCCAGCCAGCCAGCTAGCTCCGTCCGGTCCGGCACCTTGGGCCAATGATCATGTTTACATGATCATTGGCCCCTTTGCGTGGGGTGTACGCCAGGTAGAGGGGCCACTGGCCGTGTGAGGCGACCACCTGCAGCCCACGCCGTCCGGCGCCAACGTCCAGGCGGGCGGGGCGGGTGGCTAGGCTTCGGTGGGTGACAACGACCTTCGTCAACGAGCCGATCGTGCCGGTGGAGCTGAAGCTGCCGACGGGCACCGTGATGACCCTGTACCAGCCGGGCTGGCAGGCCGTCGACGACGGATCGGCCGCGTTCTTGGGCAAGGAAGGCAAGGTCTTCGCGTTCCCGGACCTGAGCACGCTGTCCCGGTTCGTGAAGTCCGACGCCGAGCACGACCTCACGGCGAGCCCGTACCTGTCCGGGGTGCAGGACTGGGACATCGACAAGTACGCCGAGGAACTGTGCGCGTACGACCTCAGTGCCCCGCCGGAGCTCGCGGACGGTCACCTCGAGGAGGAGGAGCAGGCGTCGCTCGGCTCGACGCTGGCGCTGCTGCTCGACCTGCTCGACTACCAGGACATCCAGGATGAGCACGCCGACGCGTTGCGCGACGACCACGAGGTCGAGCACCTGGCGGCCGGTGAGCAGGCCGGCGGCCTGTTCAGCACCGAGAAGCGGCGGCAGCACGTCGTCGACCTGATGGGCGCGCACTGGGTGTGGTGCGTGAACGCGGTGACCAAGGGCATCGAGCAGGTGGACACCAGCTCGCTGCCGGGCTCGGCCGCGGCCTCGGGTTCGGGCGACAGCACCCCGATCGAGGACATCGTCGACGCGGTGACGGTGTGGTTCGCGTTCTCCGAGCAGGGTGCGTACACGCTGCGGACGACCACGTTGCACGAGGGCCGGCCGAACTACCTCGGCCGTTACTCCAGCGGCTCGATGTCGCTGCTCGCCGCGACCGACGTCGACACGCTGCGCTCGGAGCTGGGTTCGGGGAAGGCGGGCACGCTGCCGGGCGTACGCCTGCCCGACGTGGACACGCGCCCGGACCTCTCGCTGACGCCGGCGGACGACTTCATCTTCGACCTGGTGGAGATCGCCGACTCGATCAGCCCGGCGCTGTCGGTCGAGCAGGCCGACCGCCTGGTGACCGCGTGGTCGGAGCTGTCCCGCCTCACCGCCTGGGGCAAGTGGGCCGACGTGGCCGCGCTGCTGGGTACGGAGTCGCCGGTCGGCCGGTTCATGGTCACGGTCGCGATCGACCGCGCCCAGGACCGCCCCGGCTCGGAGCAGGCATTGGGCTCGGCCGACACCAAGTCCGTGCAGGACGCCTGGAACCGCCTGGTCGAAGCGGTGTACGCCAAGGTCCACCTCATCGACGTCTGATCCTCAGCAGCCCTACGGACGCGTGTAGGTCAGGGCGAGGTTGCCTCGCGGGAACGACTTCACGTCGACCAGCTTCAGCTTCGTGGACTGGGTGAACAGCGGGCTGCCGCTGCCGTGGGCGATGGGGTTGATCAGCAGGTGGTACTCGTCGACGAGATCGGCGCGAACGAGTGCTTGGGCGAACCGTACGCCACCGTGGGCGAGGATCGGGCCGCCGTCCTGCGCCTTCAGTGCCGCGATCTCGGTGGCGAGGTCTCCGGAGCAGACCGTGGTCTTCTCCCACGGGGTGTCGATCGGGCCGCGGGAGAAGACGACCTTCGGGATCCTGTTCATCGCGTCGGCCTCGGGGCCGTCGGTGTACGGCCAGTGCCCCGCCATCTCGCGGTACGCCTGGGCACCCATCGCGTGGACGCCGGCGCTGCCGAGGATGTCGGTCATGTGCGCGACGAACTCCTCGTCTTCGTCGTACTCCAGGAAGAAGTCTTCGGGCACGTTGGTTGGGGGTGCGGCGTAGCCGTCGAGGGACAGGCTGTTGCGGAGAATGAGAGAACGCACGAGAAACTCCTCAGGAGAGGTGAGTGACGCCGTCAGTGGTCGTGGTCGTGCCGGCCGAGGGTCTTCTCGGGGGTGGCGCCGGGTCGCGTCCACTGCGGCACGGGGCGGCTGGTCGGATCCCATCCGGCGCGTCCCTCGGCATCCGTACGCCAGTACCAGCAGGTGTCGCGCCCCTCGGGCCAGCCATCGGGGTTTTCCTCCCAGGCCTCGCGACGGCCGTACGGCGTCAGATCGAGCAGCCCGACGGAGCCGTCGGCGGGCTCGTTGCCCCGTGCCGTCGTGGAATAGGTGAGGAACGCACGATCGCCGTCGCGCAGGTAACAGATGATGTGCCCCTCATCCGCGGCGATGGAGGCTTCCAGGCCACGGACCGAGTACCAGGGGTGGGTGTAGCCCATGAACTCCAGGTAAGGAGGCACCTCTTCCCACCGGCCGGAGGTCAGGACACCGAACGAGACGCCGCGGGCGTTGAGGTAGACGGAGGCGTCCTTCATCTGCCAGACGTTGAACGTGCAGCCCTCGCACTGTCCCTGGTGTGGCGCGCCGTCGTGCCACATGGAGTGGTAGACCACGAGTTCGTCGCGCCCCTGGAACAGGTCCAGGAACGGGATCGGCCCGTCCGCTCCGACGACCTCGGCCGTCGCGTCGACCTCCACCATCGGCAGCCGCCGGCGGGCCGCGGCGATGGCGTCGCCCGCGCGGGTGTGAGCCTTCTCGCGGACCAGGAGCTCGGCACGGGCGGCCTGCCAGGTGGCCAGGTCGACCACCGGCGGGCGGCCGGGCAGAGCAAGAGTCGGGTCGATCGGTGCGGTCGTCATGGCGTCCTCCGTGGAAGCTCATTGAGACGTGTTCGTGGGTGACTCACCCCCGCTACGAACACCGCTGCCGCGATCCGACAACGAGCTCCCGAAACCTTTCCGAGGACTTCCCAGCAAAGCTCAGCGCGCGGGGTCGACGACTCCCAGGCGGGCGGCCATCAGGCCGCGGGCCTCGTGGATGCGCGCCTTGATCGTGCCCAATGGCGTGTCGAGCTGCTCGGCGATCTCGTTGTAGCTCAGCCCGCCGAGATCCCGCAGCACGAACGGGGACACCAGCTGGGGCTTGGAACGCTCCAAGGCCTCCAAAGCCTCCAGCAGGTCGATCCGCGACCCCGCGATCACGCTCGTCGTCCGCGGGTCCAGGCGCTCCGGCGGGTCCTCGGTCGTGTGCTCGTTGAACCGCCGCTTCAGCGACCGGTACGTCTGCCGCGCGCAGTTCGACGTCACGACGCCCAGCCAGGGCGCGAACCGCGCGGTCTCCCGCAGCGTTCCGATCTTCGTCGCCACCGTCACCAGAACGTCCTGCGCCGCCTCCTCCGCGTCCTCCCGGCAAGGCAGGAACCGCGAGCAGCGGCGCATCACCTCGGGCCGGATGCGCGCCAAGAGCTCGTCCAGCGCCGCCTTCTCACCGGCAGCCGCCCGCCCCGCGAGCTCCTCCAAGCCTTCCATCGATGCCCTCCCCGCACTACCTCGCGTGACCATGCCTCCCGTTATCCGCGAGACTACTGTCTTACCGGTGGTCGAGCGAGAAAGGCCCACAATGCAACGGGTCGGGCGGTACCGCCTCCTCGAGCGCATCGGGGTGGGCGCTTTCGCGACCGTGTGGGCCGCCCGCGACGACGAGCTCGACGTCTCCGTGGCCGTCAAGGTCCTCGCGGACAACTGGACTCAGCGCGCCGACATCCGCGGCCGGTTCCTCAGCGAGGCAAGGATTCTGCGCAAGATCGACAACGAACGGATCGTCCGCGTCTTCGACATCGGCGAGCTCGAGGACGGCCGTCCGTACTTCGTCATGGACTATGCGGACAAGGGCTCGCTCGACCAGCGCATGGACGAGGGCACGATCCCGGTCGAGGAAGCCGTCGCTTACGGAATCCAGGCCGCCGAGGCCCTCTCCGTCCTGCACCAGCACGGCGTCGTCCACCGCGACGTGACCCCGGGCAACCTGCTGCTGCGCACCGACCGGGACGGCAAGGTGCGGCTCGTGCTCGCTGACCTCGGCATGGCGAAAGCGCTTGCCGAGTCGTCCGGTCTCACCCAGGCGATGGGTACGCCGTCGTACATGGCGCCCGAGCAGGCCAGCGGGCACGGCTTCGACGCGCGGGCCGACGTCTACGCGGTCGGCGCGGTGACGTACGCGCTGCTCACCGGCAAGCCGCCGTTCGCCGCCACCTCGATGCTCGACGTCACGTCGCGCGGCCCGAACGTCCGGCCGATCTCGCTGTCCGCCGCCGGGCTGGACGCGCCGCGCGCCGTCGACCTGGTGCTGACCCGCGCGCTCTCGCACGACCCGGAGCAACGGTTCGAGTCCGCGACCGAGCTGGCCCGCGCGTTCCGTACCGCGATGAAGGGCATCCGCCCGGACCCGCCGCCGCGGCAGCGCAAGCGCACGGGTCGCGCCGTGCTCGGCTGGGTCGGACTTGCGCTCGGCGTCGTCGTGCTGTTCGCCGGCGCGTTCTACGCCGCGTACCGCATGGTCGGCTGAGGCAGCCTCAGCCCGTCGCGTACGTGTCCATCGCGCGCTGCGCGGCCGGCTCCACCAGGTCGAGCTGGCCGTACCAGGCGAACGAGCCGACCATCACCGACCCGCCCTCGATGAACCGCTCCACGGCGTACCGGGTCGCGTCGAGCTCGCCGCGCTCGTCCGTGTAGGAGTAGCGGAACGCGTAGCCGGTCTCCTCGACCTGCTCGCCGTCCGCGTTCCGCGTCATCCGCTTGAACGGCGAGATCCCGTAGCCCGTGAAGCCCCGCAGCCCCGAACGGATCTCTCGCTGCTTGTTCGCCGCCTCCTCGTTGTCGGCGCCGAAGTCGTCCACCCGGATGCGCAGGTTGAGGGTCCTGGTCGGGTCGAGGAAGTCGCGCCAGTACGCGGACTTCTCGATCGCGTCCCAGTCGACGGGCACGTCGACGGAGATCGTCGAGTCGCCGATCGCCACGTTGACGAACTCGGTGGGCGCCTTCGGCTCCGGCGGCTTCGTCGGCGTGGGATCGGGTGTGGGGGTCTTCGACGGCTTGGGCTTCGGGGTCTTGGTTTGTGTCGGAGTCGGAGTCGGACTCGGCGTTGGCGTGAGCGACGGCGTGGCGCTGGGGATGGGCGTACCGGCCGGCGTGGGCGACGGCTCCGTGGGCTCCGGACCGGCCGCGGCGGGCGGCGGCGTGGTGTGCAGCAGGCCCCAGGCGTCGAAGTTCGCCGCGGCGGCGCCCACCCCGGCCGTCGCACCGGTGACCAGCGCGACGCTGAGCACGATGGTCGCGACCCGGCGGCTAGGCATTGCCGTCGTCCACGATCGACTCGAGAGTGCGAAGCATCGCCGGCTCGACCAGGTCGAGCTGCCCGGCCCAGCCGAACCCTCCGACCATCGTGGACCCGTCGAGATACCACTCCACGCCGTACCGCACGCCTTCCTTCTCCTGCGAGGTGAACCGGAACTCGTAGTACGTGACGTCCTGCTCCCGCGACGTTCCCGCGTGCAGCCGCGTAGTGATCCGGTCGACACCCGGGCTGCGGAAGTCGGCGAGTTCGTCGCCCCGCTTGGCGAACGCGGCCTCGGCGGCCGCCTTCGCGTCGGCACCGACCTTGTCGAAGCGGATCCGCAGCCGGAGGTTCAGGGTCGGGTCCAGGAAGTCGTGCCACGTGTCGGACTGATCGACCTGCTTCCACCCGTCCGGTACGTCGACCTCGCGCCCGGATCGGCCGAGCCGCACGGTCTCGAACCGCGTCGGCTCCGCCGGCCCGGTCGCGACAGCGGTGGGCGAGGTGGGGTGCGGCGTCACGGTCACCGTGACGGTGGGGGTGGGAGTCGGCCCCTCCGTGAGCTCGGGCGTGGCCTCCGCCCGGGTCAGCCCGGCCAGCTTCAGCAGGCCCCAGGGGTCGACGCGGGACGCCGCGGCAGTACCGCCCGCTATCGCTCCCGTGAGCAACGCGGCGCTGAGCACCACGGCCGCGGCCCTCTTGCCCGGCATCCGTCCACCCCCTGTCCTACCTGGTCAGACGCTCGTTCTCGCCCGTACGTTGCCTGTGCTCACTTGTCGACCGGAAAGTCGGTGTAGGACTCGCCGCCGCCGCCATACGACTGGACGGTGGGATACCACTCGTCGGAGCGAGGGTCTTCTGCGGCTTGGGCGGCTTCGGGGACTCGGTCCACATCGGCGTCGGGGTCGGCCCGGCCGAGGGCGCGGTGGGTCGTCCGCGATGACGGTGCGGTCGTGACGCGAGGCAGCGGCGTCCCGACCGTCCTCCGCTTCGGCATCTCTCCCCCTACCCGCCGCCGCCCACGTACGTGTGGCTCGCGCGCTCGACGGCCGGCGCGACGAGGTCGAGCTGGTCCTCCCAGGCGTAGCCGCCGACCATGACGTTCCCGTCCAGGAAGTACCGCTCGACGCCGTACCGGGTGCCCTTCGTACCGACCCAGGAGAACCGGTATTCGATCCCCGTCCCCGGCTCCCCGAACTCGTCGAGCGTGAACTCCTTCCAGCCCAGCTCCCGGTAGCCCTTCGCCTTGCTGCGTTCCTCCCGAGCCTGGTTCGCGTACTCCTCGTCGCTCGAGGCCCACCGGTCGCCGCGGATCCGCAGCAGCAGGTTGTTGGTCGGGTCGCGGAAGTCCCGCCACTGGGTGCCCTTGCCCTCCACCGGCCAGTCCTTCGGCACCTCGACGCGACTGGTCGAGCCGCCTTCTCCGTTCGGACCCATGCCCGGCAGGCTGAAGTCGACCTCGACGTACGCGGTCGGCGCCACCGGCTTGGCCGCGGGCTCGGGTTCCTCGCTCGGGTCGGGCAAGGCGGGAACGGTGGGCTGGGGCGACGCGCTCGGCGGAGGCGGCGACGCGGCCGGCGGCGGAACGGACGGCGCCGGCACGCTTGGCGAGGACTTCGGGGACGCC is part of the Tenggerimyces flavus genome and encodes:
- a CDS encoding serine/threonine-protein kinase, with the protein product MQRVGRYRLLERIGVGAFATVWAARDDELDVSVAVKVLADNWTQRADIRGRFLSEARILRKIDNERIVRVFDIGELEDGRPYFVMDYADKGSLDQRMDEGTIPVEEAVAYGIQAAEALSVLHQHGVVHRDVTPGNLLLRTDRDGKVRLVLADLGMAKALAESSGLTQAMGTPSYMAPEQASGHGFDARADVYAVGAVTYALLTGKPPFAATSMLDVTSRGPNVRPISLSAAGLDAPRAVDLVLTRALSHDPEQRFESATELARAFRTAMKGIRPDPPPRQRKRTGRAVLGWVGLALGVVVLFAGAFYAAYRMVG
- a CDS encoding DUF899 family protein, with translation MTTAPIDPTLALPGRPPVVDLATWQAARAELLVREKAHTRAGDAIAAARRRLPMVEVDATAEVVGADGPIPFLDLFQGRDELVVYHSMWHDGAPHQGQCEGCTFNVWQMKDASVYLNARGVSFGVLTSGRWEEVPPYLEFMGYTHPWYSVRGLEASIAADEGHIICYLRDGDRAFLTYSTTARGNEPADGSVGLLDLTPYGRREAWEENPDGWPEGRDTCWYWRTDAEGRAGWDPTSRPVPQWTRPGATPEKTLGRHDHDH
- a CDS encoding dihydrofolate reductase family protein, which produces MRSLILRNSLSLDGYAAPPTNVPEDFFLEYDEDEEFVAHMTDILGSAGVHAMGAQAYREMAGHWPYTDGPEADAMNRIPKVVFSRGPIDTPWEKTTVCSGDLATEIAALKAQDGGPILAHGGVRFAQALVRADLVDEYHLLINPIAHGSGSPLFTQSTKLKLVDVKSFPRGNLALTYTRP
- a CDS encoding RNA polymerase sigma factor, producing the protein MEGLEELAGRAAAGEKAALDELLARIRPEVMRRCSRFLPCREDAEEAAQDVLVTVATKIGTLRETARFAPWLGVVTSNCARQTYRSLKRRFNEHTTEDPPERLDPRTTSVIAGSRIDLLEALEALERSKPQLVSPFVLRDLGGLSYNEIAEQLDTPLGTIKARIHEARGLMAARLGVVDPAR